The DNA region CTTCCACCAGAGCTGCTGAAGCGACGCCGGCGCTTCGCGGTTCTAACCAGCGCCTCGTGGTTGTATCCGGTTCTAACCGGCGCCTCGTGGTTCTAACCGGCGCCTCGCGGTTGTATCCGGTTCTAACCGGTGCCTCACGGTTCTAACCGGCGCCTCGCGGTTGTATCCGGTTCTAACCGGCGCCTTGTGGTTCTAACTGGTTCTAACCGGCGCCTCGCGGTTGTATCCGGTTCTAACCGGCGCCTCGCGGTTGTATCCGGTTCTAACCGGTGCCTCGCAGCTCTAACCGGTTCTAACCGGCGCCTCGTGGTTTCAACCAGCGTGACCATTACACACCGTATTTATCAATGTGACTGGCGGTCTTGTGGTTTTAACTGGTTCTAACCGGCTTCTGGCAGTTTTAACCGGCATCTCGTGGTTTTAACCAGTTCTAACCAGCACCTCGCAGTTTCAACCTGTTAAACCAGCGCCTTGCAGTTTTAACCGGCGTCTCGTGGTTTCAACCAGCGTGACCATTACACACCGTATTTATCAACGTGACTGGTGGTCTCGTGGTTTTAACTGGTTTTAACTGGTATCTGGCGGGTTTTAACCGGCCTCTGGCGGGTTTTAACTGGCGCGGCTCTTACACGCTGTATTTAGCAACGTGACTGGTGGGTTTTGGCGTCACCGGCGCTCACGGAGGGGTTTATTGTCCCCAGCTTCCCCTGAACACCAGTCGGGACTGGGaggaggggacggggaggggaCCGGCGCGTGCCGGGGGCGGCGGCTCAGGAGTGGAGGAAGCGGTTGAAGGCGTTGTAGGCAGATTCCAGGTCGAACAACATTTGCCGCACCTGGGAATCATCCAGCTCATCTGACGCCGACATCCCGCTGAGCGTCTGGAGCctggcgggaggcggcgggggctgcgtCAGCGCAAacgccagcccccccccccccgccaccgccaccACGCCGAGAACGGGGCCGGTACCGGCCCCCCCGGCACTCACCACTGGTTGACTTTCTGCCGCCCCTCGAAGTCGGGGGGCAGGTGGCTCATGCGGTTCATCGTCTCCATCAGCTCCCGGAGGTCCGGTTGGATCTGGGGAGGGAATTTTGGGGTGAGCGGCTGCGTCGGTGTCGCCAAACCGGGGCTGCCGCGGGGCTCTTACCTCGTCCATGGCTCGGATCTCCAGGCGCAGCTTGTCCATCACCGTGATGAAGAGCTGCCAAAGAATGAGTGTTTGGCTCCACCAGACCCTTTCCCGCTCAACCAGACCCTTCCCACCCCACCAAAACCACCGAAACCCAGCGCCGGCAACCCCCCGGCACCGTACGGAGACAATATCGGCGATGCAGCGGTTGAGGTTGCCCTTGTCGTCCTTGATGGTGATGGGTCGATCCTCCTTGATCCTCTCCATGGCCAAGGGACAGTCGAGCTGCGGGGAAAACGCCGCCGTAAGCGGCACAACCGGCGCCCGCCAAACGCTGGCACCGGGTTGTCGGCGGCGCCAGAGGTACCGGCAGCGCCTGGGCTCACCCGGAATTTGCGGCAGAAGTCGTCGATGGAGCTGATCTCGGAGCCTTGAACTTGTTTGAGGGCGGCTTTGAA from Strix uralensis isolate ZFMK-TIS-50842 unplaced genomic scaffold, bStrUra1 scaffold_382, whole genome shotgun sequence includes:
- the VPS28 gene encoding vacuolar protein sorting-associated protein 28 homolog isoform X1: MFHGITGPPGMGAPGNKPELYEEVKLYKNAREREKYDNMAELFAVVKTLQALEKAYIKDCVSPNEYTAACSRLLVQFKAALKQVQGSEISSIDDFCRKFRLDCPLAMERIKEDRPITIKDDKGNLNRCIADIVSLFITVMDKLRLEIRAMDEIQPDLRELMETMNRMSHLPPDFEGRQKVNQWLQTLSGMSASDELDDSQVRQMLFDLESAYNAFNRFLHS
- the VPS28 gene encoding vacuolar protein sorting-associated protein 28 homolog isoform X3; amino-acid sequence: MAELFAVVKTLQALEKAYIKDCVSPNEYTAACSRLLVQFKAALKQVQGSEISSIDDFCRKFRLDCPLAMERIKEDRPITIKDDKGNLNRCIADIVSLFITVMDKLRLEIRAMDEIQPDLRELMETMNRMSHLPPDFEGRQKVNQWLQTLSGMSASDELDDSQVRQMLFDLESAYNAFNRFLHS
- the VPS28 gene encoding vacuolar protein sorting-associated protein 28 homolog isoform X2, which translates into the protein MRYDNMAELFAVVKTLQALEKAYIKDCVSPNEYTAACSRLLVQFKAALKQVQGSEISSIDDFCRKFRLDCPLAMERIKEDRPITIKDDKGNLNRCIADIVSLFITVMDKLRLEIRAMDEIQPDLRELMETMNRMSHLPPDFEGRQKVNQWLQTLSGMSASDELDDSQVRQMLFDLESAYNAFNRFLHS